Below is a window of Flavobacterium cyclinae DNA.
ATTATACCCTACTACCGTCCCAAAAAAAGCAAACCAAGCAACTGATAAATCCCCTTGAACTCCAAAGAAATATTGCGTCATCGATACTAATGCAAATGCCGAAAATGCCACGTGCAAACTGCTGTTAATATAAAAATCGAGAATTTTCTTAAAAATAACCATTCAACAAAATTAATCAATCTGTTAATAAGACTCGAATTTAGTTGATAAAATCACAAAAAATCCTATTTTAAAAACAATTTATTACAAGATTAATAATTACTTTTGTTGTCCAAAACAACACATAAAAATACTTATACACTTTTTTTGTAAATGAGAACAGATGCATTCGCTTTGAGACATTTAGGACCTCGCGAGAGTGACTTAAATCACATGTTAAAAACTATTGGTGTAGCTACTTTAGACCAATTAATTTATGAAACCATTCCAGATGATATTCGTTTAAAAAACGACTTAAATTTAGAAGCTCCAATGTCAGAATTTGAGTATTTAACTCACATTCAAGAATTAGGAAAGAAAAACAAAGTATTCAAATCGTATATCGGTTTAGGATATCACCCAACAATTATTCCTGCGGTTATTCAAAGAAATATTTTTGAAAATCCGGGATGGTACACGGCTTACACACCTTATCAAGCTGAAATTGCACAAGGTCGTTTAGAAGCTATTTTAAATTTCCAAACAACCGTTATCGAATTAACAGGAATGGAGATTGCAAATGCTTCTTTACTTGATGAAGGAACCGCTGCTGCAGAAGCAATGGCGTTACTTTTTGATGTAAGAACTCGTGACCAAAAGAAAAACAATGTGAATAAATTCTTCGTTTCGGAAGAAATTTTACCACAAACTTTATCGGTTTTACAAACACGTTCAACTCCATTAAACATTGAATTAGTAGTTGGAAATCATGAAACATTTGATTTCTCAACGGAATTCTTTGGTGCTATTTTACAATATCCAGGAAAATACGGTCAAGTTTATGATTACGCTGGATTTATTGCAAAAGCAGCTGAAAACGAAATCAAAGTAGCAGTTGCTGCTGATATTTTATCGCTAGCTAAATTAACACCTCCAGGTGAAATGGGTGCTGCAGTTGTTGTAGGTACTACGCAACGTTTTGGTATTCCAATGGGTTACGGCGGACCACATGCTGGATATTTCGCAACGAAAGAAGAATTCAAACGTTCAATGCCAGGAAGAATCATCGGTGTTTCTATTGATGCTAATGGAAACCGTGCATTACGTATGGCTTTAGGAACTCGTGAGCAACACATCAAACGTGAAAAAGCAACTTCAAACATTTGTACTGCTCAAGTTTTATTAGCGGTTATGGCTGGAATGTATGCGGTGTATCACGGACCAAAAGGTTTACAATATATTGCTGATAAAGTGCATGCTTCTGCGGTTACTACTGTCGATGCTTTAAATAAATTAGGAGTTTACCAAACAAATTCTGCTTTCTTCGATACGATTTTAGTTAAAGCTGATGCAAATAAAGTAAAAGCGATTGCTGAAAAACATGAAGTAAACTTCTTCTATCCAGATGCTGAAACGATTTCGATTTCATTTAACGAAACGACTTCTGTAAACGATATCAATCAAATTATCGCAATTTTTGCTGAAGCAACTGGTAAAGATTCATTTTCAGTAAATCAATTAGCAAATGATTCGATGGTTCCTGAAAACTTAGTTAGAAAATCTACTTTCTTACAATATGATGTTTTCAACAACAACCATTCAGAATCGCAATTGATGCGTTATATCAAAAAATTAGAGCGTAAAGATTTATCGTTGAATCACTCAATGATTTCATTAGGTTCTTGTACCATGAAATTAAATGCTGCTGCTGAAATGTTACCGTTATCAATGGCTAATTGGAACAGCATTCACCCTTTTGCACCAGTTGAACAAGCGGAAGGATACCAAATCATGTTGAAAAAATTAGAGCATCAATTAAATGTAATTACTGGATTCAAAGGAACTACATTGCAACCTAATTCAGGTGCTCAAGGAGAATATGCTGGTTTGATGGCAATTCGTGCTTATCACCAATCAAGAGGCGATCATCACAGAAATGTATGTTTGATTCCTGCTTCTGCTCACGGAACAAACCCAGCTTCTGCTGCTATGGCGGGAATGGAAATCATCGTAACTAAAACCATGGAAAATGGAAATATCGATGTAGAAGACTTAAGAGCTAAAGCTATCCAACACAAAGATAATTTATCTGCTTTAATGGTTACTTATCCATCAACTCACGGAGTTTTTGAAAGTGCTATTATCGAAATTACAAATATCATCCACGAAAATGGAGGTTTAGTATATATGGACGGTGCTAACATGAATGCACAAGTAGGATTAACAAATCCTGCTACTATTGGTGCTGATGTTTGTCACTTAAACTTACACAAAACTTTCGCTATTCCTCACGGTGGTGGTGGACCTGGCGTTGGACCAATTTGTGTGAACGAAAAATTAGTTCCTTTCTTACCAACGAATCCAATTATTCCAACAGGAGGAAGTCAAGCGATTACTGCAATTTCATCGGCACCTTATGGTTCGGCTTTAGTATGTTTAATTTCTTACGGCTATATTGTTATGATGGGCGCTGAAGGATTAACAAACGCTACTAAATATGCTATCTTGAATGCTAACTACATGAAAGCACGTTTCGAAGGACATTATCCAATCTTATATTCTGGAGAAATGGGAAGAGCCGCTCACGAAATGATTTTAGATTGTAGAGCTTTCGAAGAAAAAGGTATCAAAGTAACAGATATTGCAAAACGTTTGATGGATTATGGATTCCATGCGCCAACCGTTTCTTTCCCAGTAGCTGGAACTTTAATGGTGGAACCAACAGAATCTGAAGATTTAGCAGAATTAGATCGTTTTTGCGATGCCTTAATTTCTATTCGTAAAGAAATTGAAGTTTCTACTAAAGAAGATGCAAACAATATTTTAAGAAATGCGCCACATACTTTAGCTATGCTTACCGCTAACGAATGGGTTTTCCCATATACAAGAGAGCAAGCTGCTTATCCGTTAGATTACATTGCAGAAAATAAATTCTGGCCAACAGTTCGTCGTATTGATGAAGCATATGGTGATAGAAATTTAGTATGTTCTTGCGCGCCAATTGAAGCTTATATGTAATATTAAGATTCGAGAAATAAATATTAAGATAAAGGTTTCAAGTTGAAAAATTTGAAACCTTTTTTTAACCCATTACCCATCACCTTTAACCCATTACCAAAAAAATGACCGACATCGAAACTAGAGAAGATATTTTACTAATTATGCGCAAGTTTTATGACAAACTTTTTGCGGATGATTCGATTAATTTTTTCTTTACCAAAGTAACTTCTGTTGATCAACATTTAGAAGCCCATTTTGAAATTTTGGCTACATTTTGGGAGCAATCACTGTTTCTAAAAGGCGGTTATTTTAATAATATGTTTTCCATACATAAAGAGGTTCACGACAAACATGCCTTTACTAAAGAACACTTTGACACTTGGATAAGCCATTTCAACTTGACAATTGATGAGCATTTCGAAGGAAAATATGCCGAACAAATGAAAACACAAGCATTGAGTATGGCAACTATAATGCAGATAAAATTCAATTAAACGCTGTTAATTTTAGAATTTCATTTTTTTAAAGCAATTTTACTACGATTTTAATAAAAATAGTAAAAACCAATAAGTTACCAAATCATTAACAACATAATTTTGTAAATTCGATTTACCAAAAAATTAAAAAAATGAATATCAAAATAACTGGTTCTGGAAGTTATATTCCTACCGAAGTAGTATCCAATATAGATTTTGCTCAACATACTTTTTTAAACGATGATGGAACACCATTTCCCCATCCTAATGATATAGTAGCTCAAAAATTTCTTGAAATTACAGGAATTCAAGAAAGAAGATACGTTACTGATAATTTATGTACTTCGGATATTGCAGTAATTGCTGCTGAAAAAGCAATTGAAGATGCTAAAATCGATAGAGAAACATTAGACTATATCATCTTAGCTCATAATTTTGGCGATGTAAAAAAAGGAGCCATTCAGTCTGATATTTTACCAAGCTTAGCTTCACGTGTTAAACAACGTCTTGGCATTAAAAACCCAAGTTGCGTGGGTTATGATATATTATTTGGTTGCCCTGGTTGGGTTGAAGGTGTTATTCAAGCTTATGCCTTTATTAAATCCGGAATGGCAAAAAAATGTTTGGTTATAGGAGCCGAAACATTATCACGTGTTGTTGATATGCACGATAGAGATTCTATGATTTATTCTGATGGTGCAGGCGCCACCGTAATCGAACTTTCTGATGAAGAAGGTGGTATTTTAGCACATGAATCGGCAACATTTGCTTATGAAGAGGCCGGTTATTTGTTTTTTGGAAATTCATTTAACAAAGATCATGACCCAGATGTTCGGTATATTAAAATGTACGGAAGAAAAATCTATGAATTTGCCTTAAGTAATGTTCCAAAAGCAATGGCTTCATGTTTAGAGAAAAGTGGTGTTCCTATTGAAAAAGTGAAAAAAGTATTAATTCATCAAGCCAATGAAAAAATGGATGAAGCGATTATTCATCGTTTTTTCAAACAATACAAACAAAATCCACCAGAAGGCATCATGCCAATGAGCATTCATAAATT
It encodes the following:
- the gcvP gene encoding aminomethyl-transferring glycine dehydrogenase — encoded protein: MRTDAFALRHLGPRESDLNHMLKTIGVATLDQLIYETIPDDIRLKNDLNLEAPMSEFEYLTHIQELGKKNKVFKSYIGLGYHPTIIPAVIQRNIFENPGWYTAYTPYQAEIAQGRLEAILNFQTTVIELTGMEIANASLLDEGTAAAEAMALLFDVRTRDQKKNNVNKFFVSEEILPQTLSVLQTRSTPLNIELVVGNHETFDFSTEFFGAILQYPGKYGQVYDYAGFIAKAAENEIKVAVAADILSLAKLTPPGEMGAAVVVGTTQRFGIPMGYGGPHAGYFATKEEFKRSMPGRIIGVSIDANGNRALRMALGTREQHIKREKATSNICTAQVLLAVMAGMYAVYHGPKGLQYIADKVHASAVTTVDALNKLGVYQTNSAFFDTILVKADANKVKAIAEKHEVNFFYPDAETISISFNETTSVNDINQIIAIFAEATGKDSFSVNQLANDSMVPENLVRKSTFLQYDVFNNNHSESQLMRYIKKLERKDLSLNHSMISLGSCTMKLNAAAEMLPLSMANWNSIHPFAPVEQAEGYQIMLKKLEHQLNVITGFKGTTLQPNSGAQGEYAGLMAIRAYHQSRGDHHRNVCLIPASAHGTNPASAAMAGMEIIVTKTMENGNIDVEDLRAKAIQHKDNLSALMVTYPSTHGVFESAIIEITNIIHENGGLVYMDGANMNAQVGLTNPATIGADVCHLNLHKTFAIPHGGGGPGVGPICVNEKLVPFLPTNPIIPTGGSQAITAISSAPYGSALVCLISYGYIVMMGAEGLTNATKYAILNANYMKARFEGHYPILYSGEMGRAAHEMILDCRAFEEKGIKVTDIAKRLMDYGFHAPTVSFPVAGTLMVEPTESEDLAELDRFCDALISIRKEIEVSTKEDANNILRNAPHTLAMLTANEWVFPYTREQAAYPLDYIAENKFWPTVRRIDEAYGDRNLVCSCAPIEAYM
- a CDS encoding group III truncated hemoglobin translates to MTDIETREDILLIMRKFYDKLFADDSINFFFTKVTSVDQHLEAHFEILATFWEQSLFLKGGYFNNMFSIHKEVHDKHAFTKEHFDTWISHFNLTIDEHFEGKYAEQMKTQALSMATIMQIKFN
- a CDS encoding 3-oxoacyl-ACP synthase III family protein produces the protein MNIKITGSGSYIPTEVVSNIDFAQHTFLNDDGTPFPHPNDIVAQKFLEITGIQERRYVTDNLCTSDIAVIAAEKAIEDAKIDRETLDYIILAHNFGDVKKGAIQSDILPSLASRVKQRLGIKNPSCVGYDILFGCPGWVEGVIQAYAFIKSGMAKKCLVIGAETLSRVVDMHDRDSMIYSDGAGATVIELSDEEGGILAHESATFAYEEAGYLFFGNSFNKDHDPDVRYIKMYGRKIYEFALSNVPKAMASCLEKSGVPIEKVKKVLIHQANEKMDEAIIHRFFKQYKQNPPEGIMPMSIHKLGNSSVATVPTLFDLMMKGQLENQELNKGDVILFASVGAGMNINAIVYQM